The Nitrospiraceae bacterium genome has a window encoding:
- a CDS encoding DMT family transporter codes for MPQLALLLTTFIWGATFPATKAVLAQVPPLTFLFLRFFLGLAIVLIVLAMARRRLVGNRHTLRISLIATGWLFLGYVMQTVGLSYTSASNSAFITVLYVVFVPLYLRRLGIRTWIANGIALAGLWLLVKPTATANLGDWLTLGSAAAFAAHIACLERYTRVADPVSVFVWQLLFMAVSMSAAMLWESPPSGAFDVTRVLLVGLAITGVGATGAFAVQMWAQRLLPAQQVALLFACEPAFAAWLAWYFLGETLDAQGWFGSIMILGGVLLGSLSSGAMSSEVERLS; via the coding sequence ATGCCCCAACTTGCCCTGCTCCTTACGACCTTCATTTGGGGGGCAACATTTCCTGCCACCAAAGCGGTGCTCGCGCAGGTTCCGCCGCTGACCTTCCTCTTCTTGCGATTTTTTCTCGGTTTGGCGATCGTCCTAATCGTGTTGGCGATGGCTCGCCGTCGGCTCGTGGGGAATCGGCACACTCTGCGCATTAGTCTGATTGCGACGGGGTGGCTCTTTCTCGGATACGTGATGCAGACCGTCGGGTTGTCGTATACCAGCGCGTCCAACTCCGCCTTCATCACGGTGTTGTACGTCGTTTTCGTCCCGCTTTATTTGCGGCGACTCGGCATTCGCACCTGGATTGCGAACGGCATTGCCCTGGCCGGTCTCTGGCTGTTGGTGAAACCGACGGCCACGGCCAACCTTGGAGATTGGCTGACGTTGGGGAGCGCTGCCGCATTTGCCGCGCACATCGCCTGTCTGGAACGTTACACCCGCGTGGCGGATCCGGTCTCCGTTTTTGTTTGGCAGTTGTTGTTCATGGCGGTGAGCATGTCCGCCGCAATGCTGTGGGAATCGCCGCCAAGCGGGGCATTCGATGTCACGAGGGTGTTGCTCGTCGGCCTAGCGATCACCGGCGTGGGGGCGACTGGTGCCTTTGCCGTGCAAATGTGGGCGCAGCGGCTCCTGCCGGCGCAGCAAGTGGCGCTGTTGTTCGCCTGTGAACCGGCCTTTGCTGCCTGGCTGGCCTGGTATTTTCTCGGGGAAACGCTCGATGCGCAGGGCTGGTTTGGAAGCATCATGATTTTAGGGGGCGTCTTGCTGGGATCGCTCTCGAGTGGGGCGATGAGTTCGGAGGTAGAGCGTCTTTCGTGA
- a CDS encoding zinc ribbon domain-containing protein: MPVYEYRCGDCAYQFEVTQSVHARPEDTVCPHCSAQNSTRLLSAFASTIKGTHKPGFAEMKAYNMLNERMDKFAKLPPIVGRRAAVNPNMTGGESGSSDGGQA, from the coding sequence ATGCCGGTCTACGAATATCGCTGCGGTGATTGCGCCTACCAATTCGAAGTGACTCAGTCCGTCCATGCCAGACCGGAAGATACGGTCTGCCCGCACTGCAGTGCGCAGAACTCCACCAGATTGTTATCCGCCTTCGCCTCCACGATCAAGGGGACGCACAAGCCCGGCTTCGCGGAAATGAAAGCCTACAATATGCTCAACGAGCGAATGGACAAATTCGCAAAGCTGCCTCCCATCGTGGGCCGACGCGCAGCCGTCAACCCCAATATGACCGGCGGGGAGTCCGGGTCCTCAGACGGCGGACAGGCTTAG
- a CDS encoding substrate-binding domain-containing protein has product MHTSLGQILRFTWLTVLLVALSLRLAAAEVSGSLVIAGNGPESGAIEALARAFEKANPRAYVDVLWDDNSKPIDMVKSGQATLAVTGSEETGLTAFQIAWDGIAIMVHRSNFTKEVTKQEVSDLYSGKVKVWADLGGPDTRILLIDRPKNQNNRDAFEQQLGLAGKIADGAKLIAKDEKVIKTVAGTLPPLSAVAYLSLGQALEAVASGVPVRLLPVDKIEPETPTVKDGRYPLRRPVLLLSANDTTPLIAAFQQFALSDDGQKIISDFYTPLAKK; this is encoded by the coding sequence ATGCACACCTCGCTTGGCCAGATCCTCCGCTTCACCTGGTTGACCGTTCTGCTGGTAGCGCTCAGCCTTCGACTTGCTGCGGCTGAAGTCTCGGGAAGCCTTGTCATCGCCGGCAACGGACCCGAATCCGGCGCCATCGAAGCGTTGGCTCGGGCATTCGAAAAGGCCAATCCCCGCGCTTACGTCGACGTGCTCTGGGACGACAATTCCAAACCCATCGACATGGTCAAGAGTGGACAGGCCACCCTGGCCGTGACCGGATCCGAGGAGACCGGTCTCACTGCCTTCCAAATCGCGTGGGACGGCATCGCCATCATGGTGCACCGGTCCAACTTCACCAAGGAAGTGACCAAGCAGGAAGTCAGTGATCTTTATTCGGGGAAGGTCAAAGTCTGGGCGGATCTCGGTGGACCCGATACGAGAATCTTGTTGATCGATCGCCCGAAAAACCAAAACAACCGCGACGCCTTCGAGCAACAGCTCGGCCTCGCCGGCAAGATCGCCGACGGCGCCAAGTTGATCGCCAAAGACGAAAAGGTCATCAAGACGGTGGCGGGAACCCTGCCTCCCCTCTCTGCCGTGGCCTACCTGTCGCTCGGCCAGGCACTGGAAGCGGTGGCCTCCGGCGTGCCGGTCAGACTGCTCCCCGTCGATAAAATTGAGCCGGAAACCCCGACCGTCAAGGATGGACGCTATCCCCTGCGAAGGCCCGTGCTGCTGCTCTCAGCAAACGACACCACGCCATTGATCGCAGCCTTCCAGCAATTCGCGCTGTCCGACGACGGCCAGAAGATCATCAGCGATTTTTATACGCCGCTCGCCAAGAAATAA
- a CDS encoding IPT/TIG domain-containing protein has protein sequence MRTFLTTILGLALVVGMGAAPTQAQQGSTVEGAGFTLFDTESIKGSDTSKVEKDPVCDRSKRPKIAKVEPDEAKPGDKVVITGENFGTKECFHGVAFSAAGPTKIEYQFVNETTIEVTVPDVRPGMSFIDVVAGGGNARSKGFLVQAK, from the coding sequence ATGCGCACTTTTTTGACGACGATCTTGGGTTTGGCGCTGGTTGTAGGGATGGGTGCCGCGCCGACCCAGGCTCAGCAGGGCTCCACGGTCGAGGGGGCGGGCTTTACGCTCTTCGACACCGAATCCATCAAGGGCTCGGACACGTCGAAAGTCGAAAAGGACCCTGTCTGCGATCGGTCTAAACGGCCCAAAATCGCCAAGGTGGAACCGGATGAAGCCAAGCCGGGCGACAAGGTCGTGATCACCGGCGAAAACTTCGGGACCAAAGAATGTTTCCACGGAGTCGCCTTCAGCGCGGCTGGCCCCACGAAAATCGAATATCAGTTCGTGAACGAGACGACCATCGAGGTGACGGTGCCGGACGTCCGCCCAGGAATGTCCTTCATCGACGTCGTCGCCGGCGGCGGCAATGCCCGCTCCAAGGGATTCCTCGTCCAAGCCAAGTGA
- the accC gene encoding acetyl-CoA carboxylase biotin carboxylase subunit, which produces MFRKILIANRGEIAMRIIRGCRELNIATAAIYSEADSTGIYVKKADESYLVGPGPVKGFLDTKQIVELAKRIGADAIHPGYGFLSENAQFAHLCQASGITFIGPSPQAIHMMGSKVKAREIAKQAGLPIVPGTEGGVTDVQEALSFAHSIGYPVMIKASAGGGGRGLRVVRNDEELRENMEVASREAQAAFGDGSVFLEKYIERPHHIEFQILGDKHGNIIHLGERDCSIQRRHQKLIEIAPSLVLTPKLRAQMGEAAIAIAKAVQYDNAGTVEFLLDHEGHFYFIEMNPRLQVEHTVTEQITAIDIVRNQISIAAGKPLEIRQKDVTLQGHAIQCRINAEDPRNNFLPCTGTVTAYLSPGGIGVRIDGAVYKDYTIPPYYDALLAKLTVRGRTWEETVSRMRRSLEEYVLRGVKTTIPFMKNIMMEPDFRAGRFDTSYLETHPELYQYEESEEPEDLVLAISAAIAAFEGL; this is translated from the coding sequence ATGTTCCGGAAGATCCTCATTGCCAACCGTGGCGAAATCGCCATGCGCATCATTCGTGGTTGCCGCGAACTCAACATCGCGACCGCAGCGATCTATTCCGAAGCCGATTCGACCGGCATCTACGTCAAAAAAGCGGATGAGTCATATCTCGTAGGTCCCGGTCCGGTCAAAGGTTTCCTCGACACCAAGCAAATCGTTGAACTAGCCAAGCGCATCGGCGCCGACGCCATCCACCCTGGCTACGGCTTCCTATCCGAAAACGCCCAGTTTGCACACCTCTGCCAGGCCTCGGGCATTACGTTCATCGGCCCCTCTCCCCAGGCGATCCACATGATGGGGAGTAAGGTGAAGGCACGGGAGATCGCCAAGCAGGCGGGGCTGCCGATCGTGCCCGGGACCGAGGGCGGCGTCACGGACGTCCAAGAAGCCCTGAGCTTCGCACACAGCATCGGCTACCCGGTCATGATCAAGGCCAGCGCCGGCGGCGGCGGGCGCGGCCTGCGGGTCGTGCGGAACGACGAAGAACTCCGCGAGAACATGGAAGTCGCCTCCCGTGAGGCGCAAGCGGCGTTCGGCGACGGCAGCGTCTTTCTGGAAAAATACATCGAGCGCCCGCACCACATCGAATTCCAGATCCTGGGCGACAAGCACGGCAACATCATTCACTTGGGCGAGCGCGACTGTTCCATCCAGCGTCGGCACCAGAAATTGATCGAGATCGCCCCCTCGCTCGTACTCACGCCGAAACTCCGGGCCCAGATGGGCGAGGCGGCCATCGCGATCGCCAAGGCCGTGCAATACGACAATGCCGGCACCGTGGAGTTCCTGCTGGACCACGAGGGGCATTTCTATTTCATCGAAATGAATCCGCGCCTGCAGGTCGAGCACACGGTCACAGAGCAGATCACCGCGATCGACATCGTGCGGAACCAGATCTCCATCGCAGCCGGCAAACCGCTCGAGATCCGGCAAAAGGACGTGACGCTGCAGGGCCATGCGATCCAATGCCGCATCAACGCCGAAGACCCGCGCAACAACTTCCTCCCCTGCACCGGCACCGTCACGGCCTACCTCTCGCCCGGAGGAATCGGGGTACGGATCGACGGAGCCGTGTACAAGGACTACACGATCCCTCCCTATTACGACGCACTGCTGGCGAAGCTGACGGTCCGCGGCCGAACCTGGGAGGAGACGGTCAGCCGCATGCGCCGCTCGCTGGAAGAGTACGTGCTCCGGGGAGTCAAGACGACCATCCCCTTCATGAAGAACATCATGATGGAGCCGGATTTCCGCGCCGGTCGATTCGACACGTCATATCTGGAGACGCATCCGGAACTGTATCAGTATGAAGAATCAGAGGAGCCCGAGGACCTCGTGTTGGCGATTTCCGCAGCGATAGCCGCCTTCGAAGGACTCTGA
- the oadA gene encoding sodium-extruding oxaloacetate decarboxylase subunit alpha produces MATKKTKKATPKKPKAAASRPAKAKAPKPEFRVEPAPGKRLLLTDVAFRDGHQSLLATRMRTEDMLPIAQKLDAVGYWSLEVWGGATFDTCLRFLKEDPWERLRALREAMPNTKLQMLLRGQNLVGYRHYADDVLDKFIERSAANGIDVFRIFDALNDVRNLDRAMREVKANGKHVEATICYTVSPVHSIERFVSMAKQLEDLGTDTLCIKDMAGLLAPLDAYKLVRKLKSAVKVPIHLHSHYTSGMASMSALMAVLGGLDMLDTSVSPLAGGTSHPPTETLIASLRNTPYDTGLDLRQFEPITEHFRTVRRKYRRFESDFTGVDAEILTSQIPGGMLSNLAAQLAEQNAIDRMKEVLDEVPKVRKEMGYPPLVTPTSQIVGTQATLNVLTGEQGERYKVITTETKNYFLGLYGRAPGPLDKEIMARAIGDEEPVKGRPADRLDPEFDTLKKDMPETATTPEDQLSFALFPAIARDFFEARERGELQPEPLESTDAMGPAVAHELHLAPAEFNITVHGETYHVVVSGSGRKTDGRKPYYIRVNDRLQEVSLEPLQEVLTGVPEAPDPASTAKPKRPRPTKAGDVAPPMPGRVVKVLVTEGSQVKAGDPLLIIEAMKMESRVPAPVDGRVTAVLVAEGENVKTDETVIQLE; encoded by the coding sequence ATGGCAACGAAGAAAACCAAGAAAGCCACCCCCAAAAAACCGAAAGCGGCGGCATCGCGCCCGGCAAAGGCCAAGGCACCGAAGCCGGAGTTTCGCGTGGAACCGGCGCCGGGGAAACGGCTGCTCCTGACCGACGTCGCGTTCCGCGACGGCCACCAGTCGTTGCTGGCCACGCGCATGCGGACCGAAGACATGCTTCCGATCGCGCAGAAGCTCGATGCGGTCGGCTATTGGTCACTGGAAGTCTGGGGCGGTGCGACGTTCGACACTTGCCTGCGATTCCTCAAGGAAGATCCTTGGGAACGGTTGCGCGCGCTGCGCGAGGCGATGCCCAACACCAAGCTGCAGATGCTGCTGCGCGGGCAAAACCTCGTCGGCTACCGGCACTATGCGGACGACGTGCTGGACAAATTCATCGAGCGGTCGGCGGCCAACGGCATCGACGTCTTCCGGATTTTCGACGCGCTCAACGACGTGCGGAATCTGGACCGGGCGATGCGCGAGGTCAAGGCCAACGGCAAGCACGTCGAGGCGACGATTTGCTATACCGTGAGCCCCGTCCACAGCATCGAACGTTTCGTGTCGATGGCCAAGCAGCTGGAAGACCTGGGCACAGACACGCTCTGCATCAAGGACATGGCGGGCCTGCTGGCCCCCCTCGATGCCTATAAATTGGTAAGGAAACTGAAGAGCGCGGTGAAGGTGCCGATCCACCTCCATAGCCACTACACCTCCGGCATGGCTTCCATGTCGGCGCTGATGGCGGTTCTGGGCGGACTCGACATGCTCGACACGTCCGTCTCGCCGCTTGCCGGGGGCACCTCACATCCCCCGACGGAAACTTTGATCGCGTCGTTGCGGAATACGCCCTACGACACGGGCCTGGATCTTCGGCAGTTCGAACCGATCACCGAACACTTCCGCACCGTACGGCGCAAGTATCGCCGGTTCGAGAGCGACTTCACCGGTGTCGACGCGGAAATCCTCACGTCTCAGATCCCGGGCGGCATGCTCTCCAACTTGGCGGCGCAACTTGCAGAGCAAAACGCCATCGACCGCATGAAGGAAGTGCTCGACGAGGTGCCGAAGGTCCGCAAGGAAATGGGGTACCCGCCCCTCGTGACGCCGACGAGCCAGATCGTCGGCACCCAAGCGACGTTGAACGTCCTCACGGGTGAACAGGGCGAGCGCTACAAAGTCATCACGACGGAAACCAAGAATTACTTCCTCGGCCTCTACGGCCGGGCGCCGGGGCCGCTCGACAAAGAGATCATGGCCCGGGCGATCGGCGACGAGGAGCCGGTCAAGGGACGGCCGGCCGACCGGCTCGATCCGGAATTCGACACGCTCAAGAAGGACATGCCGGAGACGGCAACGACACCGGAAGATCAGTTGTCCTTCGCCCTCTTCCCGGCGATCGCTCGCGACTTCTTCGAAGCCCGCGAACGGGGCGAGTTGCAGCCCGAGCCGTTGGAGTCGACCGACGCGATGGGCCCCGCTGTCGCGCACGAACTGCATCTGGCACCGGCCGAGTTCAACATCACGGTGCATGGAGAAACCTATCACGTCGTCGTGTCAGGGTCTGGACGCAAGACCGACGGCCGCAAGCCCTACTACATTCGCGTGAACGACCGACTGCAGGAAGTCTCGCTCGAGCCGCTCCAGGAAGTGCTCACGGGCGTGCCGGAGGCGCCGGATCCGGCCAGCACCGCCAAACCGAAGCGACCGCGCCCCACGAAGGCCGGCGACGTGGCGCCGCCCATGCCGGGCCGGGTGGTCAAGGTGCTCGTCACCGAAGGCAGCCAGGTGAAGGCCGGCGATCCCTTGCTGATCATCGAAGCGATGAAGATGGAGAGCCGAGTCCCAGCCCCGGTGGACGGTCGTGTCACCGCCGTCCTCGTCGCCGAGGGCGAAAACGTCAAAACCGACGAAACCGTGATCCAGCTGGAATAG
- a CDS encoding alpha/beta hydrolase: MPVGWPWLLILTVVASGCAPQPELPAWFDSVQRVPLRQVTVDGHRIAYLDEGEGSPVILLHGFGGSMWQWEYQQRPLSARFRIITPDLLGSGLSDKPDIAYTPDEMVAALRGFMEALGLERATLVGNSMGGGLAIGMTLTHPERVERLILIDSLPDRVRERLTSPLMQRAIDTRVPVWLAQVGNWLFGGGTTDAILKEIVHDHRLLTPSVLDRSNRNRQRPGLLRPLMAIRDSLPQWESGFAGRINRVSCPTLILWGEHDRLFPPQVGRDIQAMIPGAQFAVIADAGHIPQWERPDIVNGHILSFLAALTERRDRP; the protein is encoded by the coding sequence ATGCCGGTCGGGTGGCCGTGGTTGCTGATCCTGACCGTCGTCGCAAGCGGCTGCGCTCCGCAACCAGAGCTTCCGGCCTGGTTCGACTCGGTTCAACGTGTACCCCTCCGCCAAGTCACCGTCGACGGGCACCGCATCGCCTATCTCGACGAGGGTGAAGGCTCCCCGGTAATTCTCCTGCATGGATTCGGCGGATCCATGTGGCAATGGGAATACCAACAACGCCCGCTCTCCGCTCGCTTCAGAATCATCACCCCGGACCTGCTGGGATCGGGCCTCTCCGATAAGCCGGACATCGCCTACACACCGGACGAAATGGTTGCGGCGCTCCGAGGATTCATGGAGGCCCTTGGGCTTGAGCGCGCCACCCTGGTCGGAAACTCCATGGGCGGCGGCCTGGCGATCGGCATGACGCTGACTCATCCGGAACGGGTCGAGCGCCTGATCTTGATCGATAGCTTGCCCGATCGAGTCCGAGAGCGGCTGACCAGTCCCCTGATGCAACGGGCGATTGATACGCGCGTGCCGGTGTGGCTCGCGCAGGTGGGCAACTGGCTGTTTGGCGGCGGTACGACGGATGCGATTCTCAAAGAGATCGTGCACGACCACCGGCTACTCACTCCATCGGTACTGGATCGCTCGAACCGCAACCGGCAGCGCCCTGGGCTGCTTCGTCCGCTGATGGCTATCCGAGACAGCCTCCCGCAGTGGGAATCAGGATTCGCCGGCCGTATCAACCGCGTCAGCTGTCCCACGTTGATTCTCTGGGGCGAGCACGATCGTCTGTTTCCACCACAGGTTGGTCGCGACATCCAGGCCATGATCCCCGGCGCGCAGTTTGCCGTCATCGCCGACGCGGGACACATACCGCAGTGGGAGCGGCCTGACATCGTCAACGGCCACATCCTCTCGTTCCTCGCAGCCTTGACAGAGCGTCGAGATCGTCCATAA
- the tpx gene encoding thiol peroxidase — MRVLRDRPTSMSVLLLLFLSLSACGTLHDSGSPEFIYKPLAVADGSAAAGDGNNILFQGKPLMLSGNAIKVDDHLRDVKLVQTDLSMVNINETKGKGKVRIISVVPSLDTKVCEQQTHYLSEKNKGLDKMVELITVSIDTPFAQKRFAEEAKITNVTFLSDFRGGDFGKAHGLFLKDPHILSRAIMVVDKDNKVRYLQITPELVQLPDMEEAFRFARKLVTAS; from the coding sequence ATGCGCGTCCTGCGAGACCGTCCGACATCGATGAGCGTGCTCCTGCTCTTGTTTCTCAGCCTTTCCGCTTGCGGGACCTTGCATGACAGCGGCTCGCCCGAATTCATATATAAACCGCTTGCCGTGGCAGACGGCAGCGCCGCGGCCGGAGACGGCAATAACATTCTGTTCCAAGGCAAACCCCTCATGCTCTCGGGGAACGCCATCAAAGTCGACGACCATCTGCGCGATGTCAAATTGGTTCAAACCGATCTCAGCATGGTCAACATCAACGAAACCAAGGGCAAGGGCAAGGTCCGCATCATCAGCGTCGTACCGTCACTCGACACCAAAGTCTGCGAGCAACAAACCCATTACCTCAGCGAAAAGAACAAGGGACTCGACAAGATGGTCGAGCTGATCACGGTCAGCATCGACACCCCCTTTGCCCAAAAACGCTTTGCCGAGGAGGCGAAGATCACCAACGTGACGTTCCTGTCCGATTTCCGTGGTGGTGATTTCGGCAAGGCCCATGGTTTGTTTCTAAAGGATCCGCACATTCTGAGCCGCGCCATCATGGTCGTGGACAAGGACAACAAGGTCCGATACCTCCAAATCACGCCTGAACTGGTGCAGCTTCCGGACATGGAAGAGGCCTTCCGTTTCGCACGCAAGTTAGTGACGGCAAGCTAG
- the sthA gene encoding Si-specific NAD(P)(+) transhydrogenase, with the protein MSHFDMLVIGSGPAGQKAAIQAAKLGKKVGLIERKNQVGGVCTNTGTIPSKSLREAVLYLSGFHQRALYGSSYRVKQDITMEDLSYRANHVIRREIEIIHNQMSRNNIQLLTGTAAFLDPHRLHIEGPLEQAEHSADVIVIACGTVPAHPAHIPFDDQSIIDTDGLLAVARLPRTITIIGGGVIGTEYASILATMGIHVTLIERRPRLLEFVDQETIEALQYHMRSIGVTLRFNEEVVSVERRDGQVVVGLKSGKEIGATTVLYSVGRMGATQALNLPAIGITADERGRLTVNENYQTAIPHIYAAGDVIGFPALASTSMQQGRLAACHAFGLPCRSQTELMPLGIYSIPEISMVGPNEDDLTRNGVPYSVGIARYREIARGQLIGDEIGMLKLLFHNKTRELLGVHAIGEGATELIHIGQAVMSFHGQIDYFVETVFNYPTLAECYRVAALDGINRLPRPWAPRT; encoded by the coding sequence ATGAGCCACTTCGACATGCTGGTCATCGGCTCGGGGCCCGCCGGCCAGAAGGCCGCGATCCAGGCCGCCAAGCTCGGCAAGAAGGTTGGACTTATCGAACGGAAAAACCAGGTCGGCGGCGTCTGCACCAACACCGGCACCATCCCCAGCAAATCTCTCCGCGAAGCCGTGCTCTACCTCTCCGGCTTCCACCAGCGTGCTCTCTACGGCTCCAGCTATCGTGTGAAGCAAGACATCACGATGGAAGACCTGTCCTACCGAGCGAACCATGTGATCCGACGCGAGATCGAGATCATCCACAACCAGATGTCCCGCAACAATATCCAACTCCTCACCGGCACCGCCGCTTTCCTCGATCCGCACCGCCTCCATATCGAGGGACCGCTGGAGCAGGCCGAGCACAGCGCCGATGTCATCGTGATCGCCTGCGGCACGGTCCCCGCGCATCCCGCCCACATTCCGTTCGACGACCAGTCAATCATCGATACCGACGGTCTTCTGGCGGTTGCCCGCTTGCCGAGGACAATCACCATCATCGGCGGCGGGGTCATCGGAACCGAATATGCGTCCATCCTGGCCACCATGGGTATCCATGTGACACTGATCGAGCGGCGGCCACGGCTGCTGGAATTCGTGGACCAGGAAACGATCGAGGCGCTGCAATATCACATGCGTAGCATCGGCGTGACCCTGCGTTTCAACGAAGAGGTCGTGTCCGTGGAGCGGCGCGACGGCCAGGTGGTGGTGGGGCTCAAGAGCGGGAAGGAGATCGGAGCGACGACCGTGCTGTATTCCGTCGGTCGGATGGGCGCCACCCAGGCCCTCAACCTCCCGGCCATCGGTATTACGGCGGATGAACGGGGACGGCTCACGGTCAACGAGAACTATCAGACGGCCATACCGCACATCTATGCCGCGGGCGACGTCATCGGCTTTCCCGCTCTGGCATCCACGTCGATGCAGCAGGGCCGCCTCGCCGCTTGCCATGCGTTCGGTCTGCCCTGTCGCAGCCAAACAGAACTGATGCCGCTCGGCATCTACTCGATCCCGGAGATTTCGATGGTCGGTCCGAACGAAGACGACCTCACCCGTAACGGCGTCCCCTATTCGGTTGGGATCGCGCGCTACCGGGAAATTGCCCGAGGACAATTGATCGGCGACGAAATCGGGATGCTAAAGCTCTTGTTCCACAATAAGACACGCGAGCTGCTCGGAGTCCACGCCATCGGCGAAGGTGCCACGGAGCTGATTCACATCGGGCAGGCGGTCATGTCCTTCCACGGACAAATCGACTATTTCGTGGAAACCGTCTTCAACTACCCGACGCTCGCCGAGTGCTATCGTGTGGCGGCGTTGGACGGCATCAACCGTCTACCGAGACCCTGGGCACCGAGGACGTAA
- the tenA gene encoding thiaminase II: MSFSNHLRKLAQPVWDAQLTHPFVAALGKGTLPERKFRYYILQDARFLSDLARVFAAGALRAPDSESAFRFAKLAEDTIVVERSLHESYGKKWKLSPQDMVNQPMAPTNYAYTRHMLAVAQGGTAAEIAVVALPCAWIYCVVGKHFLKDGPPPAKHPYRDWLLLYASPEFEAVQEWMRAKVDAWARVAGHEEKKRMEQSFLISSKYEWMFWEMAWNEEKWPV; this comes from the coding sequence ATGTCCTTTTCCAACCATCTCCGAAAACTTGCCCAACCGGTGTGGGATGCCCAGCTGACGCACCCATTCGTGGCGGCGCTCGGCAAGGGCACACTGCCCGAGCGAAAGTTCCGCTACTACATCCTGCAGGATGCTCGATTTCTCAGCGACCTCGCACGTGTCTTCGCGGCCGGAGCCTTGCGAGCACCCGACTCTGAAAGTGCGTTTAGATTCGCCAAGCTTGCGGAAGACACCATCGTCGTCGAACGCAGCCTCCATGAGAGCTACGGCAAGAAATGGAAACTCTCCCCTCAAGACATGGTCAACCAACCGATGGCACCGACGAACTATGCCTACACGCGCCATATGTTGGCGGTCGCCCAAGGCGGCACTGCGGCAGAGATCGCCGTGGTCGCGCTTCCCTGTGCCTGGATTTACTGCGTGGTCGGAAAGCATTTCCTCAAAGACGGCCCGCCGCCCGCGAAACATCCGTACCGCGATTGGCTGCTGCTCTATGCTTCCCCCGAGTTCGAAGCGGTGCAGGAATGGATGCGAGCGAAAGTGGACGCATGGGCGCGCGTCGCAGGTCATGAAGAAAAGAAGCGGATGGAGCAGTCGTTTCTGATCAGTTCGAAATATGAATGGATGTTCTGGGAGATGGCCTGGAACGAAGAGAAATGGCCGGTGTGA
- a CDS encoding HEAT repeat domain-containing protein — protein MTTHPSLLNSREIRAHLLGLTLFVGLLVLWYWASTGERAVPSLIELLHEDDPSSRIVAAEQLGHIGPAAVAAVPDLIAQATKDPLQHANTTAAAALKSIDLAAARRVMTRYIPLLQDQDVQLKRTACAVLGSLGPVAKPAIPALLAVSRDADELVRRNALSALAAIGLPAPTVTSALIAGLHDPDSFVRHAVVMQFAFSHPISKEAADALSGLTNDADTTIATLARTALGRQARDERTQAETLGLMVRSSMSLDYALFQLAQLGPSAAAAVPTISPVLQHRHPLYRYLAAEALGAMGPSAKEGLPALEQARHDPDQIVRESVAEAIAAITETGTP, from the coding sequence ATGACAACTCACCCGAGCCTCCTCAACTCCCGAGAAATTCGCGCGCATCTCCTCGGGCTCACCTTGTTCGTCGGCCTGCTGGTCCTCTGGTACTGGGCCTCTACCGGCGAACGGGCGGTTCCTTCGCTCATCGAACTCTTGCACGAGGATGATCCTTCGTCTCGTATTGTTGCGGCGGAGCAATTGGGACACATCGGACCGGCAGCGGTCGCTGCCGTGCCGGACTTGATCGCCCAGGCGACCAAGGACCCACTCCAACACGCCAATACGACCGCCGCGGCGGCACTCAAGTCGATCGATCTGGCGGCGGCGCGCCGGGTGATGACCCGCTATATCCCTCTCCTGCAGGACCAAGACGTTCAGCTCAAACGAACGGCTTGCGCAGTGCTCGGCAGTCTCGGACCGGTCGCCAAACCGGCTATACCTGCGCTCCTCGCTGTCTCCCGTGATGCGGACGAACTCGTTCGCCGCAACGCCCTATCCGCCCTCGCTGCGATCGGACTCCCGGCACCCACCGTGACCTCTGCATTGATCGCAGGGCTGCACGATCCCGATTCCTTCGTTCGACACGCCGTGGTAATGCAGTTCGCGTTCAGTCATCCCATCAGCAAGGAAGCCGCCGACGCCCTCTCCGGCCTGACGAATGATGCCGATACGACGATCGCCACCCTTGCCAGGACCGCCTTGGGTCGCCAGGCGCGAGATGAACGGACACAGGCAGAGACCTTGGGCCTCATGGTCCGCAGTTCCATGAGCCTGGACTATGCCTTGTTCCAACTGGCTCAACTCGGACCGTCGGCGGCTGCTGCCGTTCCGACCATCTCGCCTGTGCTTCAGCACCGGCACCCGCTCTATCGGTACTTGGCAGCCGAAGCGCTGGGCGCGATGGGGCCCTCCGCGAAGGAGGGCTTACCCGCACTGGAACAGGCACGTCACGACCCGGACCAGATCGTTCGAGAGAGTGTCGCCGAGGCCATCGCCGCCATCACCGAAACGGGAACCCCATGA